Below is a genomic region from Bacillus sp. Marseille-P3661.
CTTCACATGTATTCACTTCCTTCCCGGTAAGTCTGTTCACTATTTTCACTATTCATTCTATTATATTCATCGGGTTCTCCATTATATACATATCCATGCAAAAGAGGTTATTTCAAATTGCAACTGAAATAACCTCTTTTATAGTCTCGTTTATTTAATTATAAAATCATACATATCAGAACTTTCAAAATTAGTCAAATTTTGAATAGGTCCAAAATCGTTCGGTTTTTATCATATCTTGAATTTCTGGAGCCTTATTAATAAGTTTTTCAGGCAAACCTTCCATAAATCCTGCTACTTGTGTTTTATGTGATAGAATACAAGCAATTTTCTTGTCTTGAACAGAAGTGACATCTACGACCACATCTGGTTCCCCTAACTTTTCGTAACAGTCATTGGAAAAAGCTACACAATGCAGCTTTGGGCGGTCAGCTGCTGGCATTTGCTTGATCGCATGAACGACGGCATAACCTGTAGCTTCATGGTCAGGATGAACGCTAAAACCAGGATAAAATGTAATAACAAGTGACGGCTTTAGTTCATCAATAAATTCACGAAAGCGTCCGGCTAACTCATCTAGGTCCTCAAATTCCAATGTTTTATCACGCAAGCCTAGCATACGTAAATCATCAATATCAATGGCTTTCACGGCATTTAAAAGCTCATTTTTTCGGATATGAGGTAGACTTTCGCGCGTGGCAATTGGTGGCGTCCCCATGTTTCGTCCCATTTCACCTAGTGTACAGCAAACGTATGTAACCGGTGTACCTTTTTCCCTATGTAAGGCAATTGTTCCAGAAATTCCAAAGGCTTCGTCATCCGGATGCGGTAGAATGACTAAAATACGGCTTTCCATTAAAACACTCCTTTACCATGTTTCTTCTTTGTTAAAATGGTTCTGTACTTAGCTGGCAAGCAACAGCTAATTTACCATTAGCATCATGCCCAGCTAATAATAATCGATTTTTTTCATCAACTTCCCAATGTGTCAAACCTTCAGCATAAACCCAGCCATTTTCCATCTTCATGCCAACACGGTATGGTCCATTACCAGTAATTTTAGCATGGTGATAGCGAATAACACCGTTTCGGATATAAGCTCCAACAGTCATGACAGATTGGTCTTTATGCGCCGCATATGCACCATTGGTTGTTTCTAAATGTAAATATAGATCTAGCTCGTTAAATTCATTTAGTTTGCTTTGAACTTCAGAAGGGCTAATTGGTTTCAAACGGAAATCCTCCTTCATGTAATGTAATTGTAATGTCGATAAGTTTTATATTATCAAAAAATACGAGGTAAGTCTCATTATAAACACTTAACGAAGAGATAAAAGGGATAAGCACCTCCCACGTGGAAAATGAAATGTAATGGAGGCACCATATCCCTGTTTTATTCATTTTTAATAATTTGATTAACTTTATTTCTCATTGAAGCAATCACAGTTTTCTTATAACGTATCCCTAATAGCAATATTCGTAATTGTTGGCTCCTGGTTAACGAATTAAACCGTGGTTCTTGTTTCAAAAAAGTTCGAACTATACTCCAGCTTTTTGGTGCCATTGGAAAATCATCCAATGGTTGCTTTTTAAACATACGGTTAAATAAACCCTTAACCCTCACCTTTTCGCTTTCGGCCACAATACATGGTGCATATAAATTTTTCGTGTATTTTCTTAGAAACTCAAAACGCTCTATGCCACTTACAATCACATAGCTATCATCTTTGTTATTTTTTTTGACAACCAACATATTCATGCAATCCCACATTACCCGCTGTAGCTTCTTTATTGGTTCATTCAATTTAAATGATGGATCAGGTGGTTTCAGCTTGTTTAATGGAAGATAATGTACGGTGAATTTCATGGTGCCCACCCCCTTTTTTAGATTTGACAATCATCAAAGGAGCATTAACATCACTAAAAGTATATTAGGATACATATTATTGTATGAGAAGTATAGAGAATTGGGCACAAAACATAATAGGCTCATAGTTGGTTGTTCCAACTAATTTGGCTATCTTTGTAGCTATCCATGTTCAAAACAATTGTTTTATAAATCGGATTATCATCCTTGGAATAAATGTAAGGATGTTTAAAAACAAATCAAATAAAATCGTATCACGTACCTCAATCCATAAGAATTTAAACAATCCATCATTTCCACGCTTTTTATTGTATATTTTTCTCATTTTTTATTTTCCTTTAATCCATATTGATAATTATCGAAAAGCTATCCTATTATTATTTTATCTAAAGGTATTTTAAAATATCTAAAAAAGAAAGAAATGCCGGAAATCACGGACTAATAACTTAAAGTGATTATTTTAATATACTTAATTTTCGTGATTGATAGCAATGAAATTTCTATTTCAAATAATATCCTTATTGACTATCATGTTTTAGTTACTAATTAATTATCGGTAATGGTAAAATATTGTATAAAAGTAATATATAGGAGGATGGTATGGGTTGGAATACTCAATTTTGATTCTAACAATTTGCAAGATGGCTAGTTTAATGGGAGTTGGAATATGGTTATCTTACAAACTTTCATTTACTCAAGATGTTCGTAAGTTTATGATTTTTGTAATCATGAACATCGCTATTCCTGCTCTCATCTTGAACGGCTTTTTTCAAGTAACGATTGATCAAAATTTAATCACACAAATGATGTTCGTTTTTATTTATTCATTTATATTTAATTTTGTAATTCTTTTTCTTGGGTGGATTATATCTAAAGGATTTGGATTTGAATCACGCAAGGCTGGTGAATCTGCGTTTTTATCAACCTTTTGCAATGCTGGATTAATTGGCATTCCTTTATGTGTTGCCATTTTTGGTCCTAAAGGAGCTGTGTTGGCCGCTGTGTTCGATGCAGGGATGCATTTTTCACTTTGGACGCTAGGAATATTTATGCTCCAAGAAAATAAAGTGTTTACACTTAAAAGTTTACGCTCGATGATAACAACACCTTTCATCTCGATCCTTATTGGAATAGCTATTACTTTAATCGGTATTACTCCCCACTTATTTATAAGAGATCTTATGAGTACCGTTGGCGGTGCTGCAAGTCCTTTAGCTATGTTTTATATAGGAATGCTGATTATGACACTTATCCAAAATAAGCATAAGGTGTCTATGAAACTAATTTCAGTCCCAATAAGCTTAAAGCTTATTGTTTTTCCGATCGCGGGCATGATGTTCTTACCTTTTTTACCTTTTCACATGGAAGTCAAGCAACAATTAGTTGTTATGATGGCATTGCCAGCGCTAACAATAACTTCTGTTATCATGGCACATCATAACGCTGATGAGAACTATGGAGTTATCCATACTTTGTTAACGACAGTTATTTCACTAGTGACTATTCCATTAATATTATTACTGGGTGATATCGTTTTATAATCTATCTTAGTTATAGTTGAAAAAAATCGGATCCAAGGTGCTATTTGTTGCAGTCTTGGTCCGATTCTATTAGTTTTCATATACTAACCTTTAGTAACAGTGGACTGTAGGTAATAGCCTAATTCAGTCCTATTTTTTATTTCTAACTTTTGATAAATGTTTTGAACATGCCGTTTTACTGTGTTGATACTAATGAACAATTGTTCGGCAATCTCGTTGTTAGTTAAACCGCGCATAAGTAAATCAGCAATTTCAATTTCTCTTTGCGTTAAAGCAGCAAGGATAGTAGTAGATTTATTGTCATTTAGTAGACTGCCTTGAACAGGAATTAAAAAAATGATAAATTGATTGGTACTTTTTAAGGTGTCTATTTTAATATAAATAGTCGGTAACTGCGGAACCCGAAAGCTGTGGCTATTTGTAAAGCCCCGCAGATAAGATAATAGAGTTTGTTCAATAAATTCTTGAATAGGATACTTATCATTTTTGGCAAACCTTATACAAATTTCCCAAGCTTTAGTATTATAATAGCGAATGTGAAAGGATTGCTCGATCACAAGCATTCCAATAGATAATAAATTCGCGTATTCCTCTACTACCCTATTATGAATTTTTTGGTCCTCCATTTGACTTAAATTCATTACAAATAGTTTTGATATGTATTTAGATAAAAACAGCATTCGATTTTTATCGTTTATAGTAAATTCGTTATCATCAATTGTTCGTAGGAAACTAATTGCTCCAAGCTTTCGCATACCATCGTTTATGTAGAAAGAGATAATATCTTGGTTATTATTTTTTTGAAGGAACTTAAAATAATCCGTCTCTTTAAACTCTAGAAATGGTAAATAATCGCTGTAGCAAAATACATTGTTCTTTTTTATGGTATCAAGATAAGTTTGAATGGGGTCTTTTCCCTTAAAGTAATTTGAATATTCCGTTATTTATTCTTCACTAATCTTAAGTGTAATTGGGTGGGAAAACGTACTCCCGCTCTCATTTGTTTGCCAAAAAACACCTTTGCTGTATCCGAAAACTTGAAAAAAGGATGCGAGCACTTGTTTTCGAAAATCCCTATGCGGTTTCATAATTTCTTCAATAAATTGAAATCTTTTTAATGTTTCATTTTCAGAAATGTTAAGTTGTACCATAATAACATTCCCTCCTATTTCGTTAGGTGCAAATTTTGAATATTTCCTTTTTGTTTTAAATGGTACCTTTGTACCTCAGCTGTTAAAGAATGCAGATATTCAATTCTAAAAAAAGAGCGGTTCAAGTTTTTTGAAAATTCTAACATATAATGGATATACTGTCAATTATTCTATATTCGTAATTAAATGACCCTTTTGGGTGATTTACCAACTTTTCTGAATAATGGGATAATAGGAATAGTTAAGTATAACTATGGAGGGATTAATATAAGTGATTTCTAGCAATGTATTTATGTACTTATTTTCAATAAAAAAAACCAAGGTTTGAAAACGCTATCAAATTTAACGAAGGAGTGTTATTGGATGGTTGGAAAACAACAATTAAACACTATTAAAAGCAGTTCAAATGAGCTATGGACTTGGTCTGCAAAAGATCTTGCACGCAGTATTCGTACTAAAATGATTTCCTCTCGTGAAGCAGTAACAAGCAGTCTCAACCGAATTGAACAAGTTAATCCAAAATTGAATGCAATTGTAGAAATATTGGGTGAAGACGCGCTTAAGGCAGCAGAAGCAGCTGATAAAGCTGTCGCAAGTGGCGAACAGCTAGGACCTCTTCATGGGGTGCCCATTGCGACTAAGATTAATACCGATCAAGCTGGACACGCAACAACCGATGGAGTTGTTGCTTTTAAAAACAATATTTCTGAAACGGATAGTCCTCCAATCGCAAATTTACGGAATGCTGGCGCTATTTTTGTTGGCCGCTCTAACGTTCCTTCTTTTAGTCTTAGATGGTTTTCAACTAACGATTTACACGGCCGTACATTAAATCCATGGGATGCATCTAGAACGCCAGGCGGCTCTAGCGGTGGATCAGCGGCTGCCGTGGCTAGTGGAATGGTGCCAATCGCACATGCTAATGATATTGCTGGCTCGATCCGTTATCCTTCTTTTGCATGTGGGATAACGGGTATTCGCCCTACAGTCGGCCGTGTACCTAGTTGGTCTGGTCCAGCTGCTGGCGATCAATCACTTGGTGTTCAAATGATGGTTACACAGGGACCACTGGCACGAAATGTAGGCGATTTAAGGTTGGCTCTTTCTGCAATGTCAGCACTAGATCCGCGTGATTCTATTCAAGCACCTGCCCCGTTAATCGGTGAGCCGTTGAAACTCCCAATTCGTGTAGGTGTTTTACGAGATGTTGGCATCGTTAATCCTCATATATCCGTTAATCATGCACTAGATACTGCTGCTGCATACTTGAAAGATGCCGGCTATATCGTCGAGGAGGTAGAGCTGCCATTATTTGCTGTGGCTGCAAAACTTTGGTGGTTAATTGTTTTAGAGGACCTCCAAGGGATCATCCCGATGATTAATGAATTCGGAGATGAAACAACAAGATTAAATTTACAATATAATTGCGAAGTTTCTTTAGAAATGTGGGGTAAGTGTACTCTTGAAAAATACAAGCAAGGCTATGCGCGTAGAGGGACACTGATTAAGCAGTTGCAACAATTCTTAGAAGATTACCCATTACTTCTGCTGCCTGTGTCTGCTGAGCAA
It encodes:
- the bshB2 gene encoding bacillithiol biosynthesis deacetylase BshB2 yields the protein MESRILVILPHPDDEAFGISGTIALHREKGTPVTYVCCTLGEMGRNMGTPPIATRESLPHIRKNELLNAVKAIDIDDLRMLGLRDKTLEFEDLDELAGRFREFIDELKPSLVITFYPGFSVHPDHEATGYAVVHAIKQMPAADRPKLHCVAFSNDCYEKLGEPDVVVDVTSVQDKKIACILSHKTQVAGFMEGLPEKLINKAPEIQDMIKTERFWTYSKFD
- a CDS encoding YojF family protein, producing MKPISPSEVQSKLNEFNELDLYLHLETTNGAYAAHKDQSVMTVGAYIRNGVIRYHHAKITGNGPYRVGMKMENGWVYAEGLTHWEVDEKNRLLLAGHDANGKLAVACQLSTEPF
- a CDS encoding AEC family transporter; this encodes MEYSILILTICKMASLMGVGIWLSYKLSFTQDVRKFMIFVIMNIAIPALILNGFFQVTIDQNLITQMMFVFIYSFIFNFVILFLGWIISKGFGFESRKAGESAFLSTFCNAGLIGIPLCVAIFGPKGAVLAAVFDAGMHFSLWTLGIFMLQENKVFTLKSLRSMITTPFISILIGIAITLIGITPHLFIRDLMSTVGGAASPLAMFYIGMLIMTLIQNKHKVSMKLISVPISLKLIVFPIAGMMFLPFLPFHMEVKQQLVVMMALPALTITSVIMAHHNADENYGVIHTLLTTVISLVTIPLILLLGDIVL
- a CDS encoding response regulator transcription factor: MRKLGAISFLRTIDDNEFTINDKNRMLFLSKYISKLFVMNLSQMEDQKIHNRVVEEYANLLSIGMLVIEQSFHIRYYNTKAWEICIRFAKNDKYPIQEFIEQTLLSYLRGFTNSHSFRVPQLPTIYIKIDTLKSTNQFIIFLIPVQGSLLNDNKSTTILAALTQREIEIADLLMRGLTNNEIAEQLFISINTVKRHVQNIYQKLEIKNRTELGYYLQSTVTKG
- a CDS encoding amidase family protein yields the protein MVGKQQLNTIKSSSNELWTWSAKDLARSIRTKMISSREAVTSSLNRIEQVNPKLNAIVEILGEDALKAAEAADKAVASGEQLGPLHGVPIATKINTDQAGHATTDGVVAFKNNISETDSPPIANLRNAGAIFVGRSNVPSFSLRWFSTNDLHGRTLNPWDASRTPGGSSGGSAAAVASGMVPIAHANDIAGSIRYPSFACGITGIRPTVGRVPSWSGPAAGDQSLGVQMMVTQGPLARNVGDLRLALSAMSALDPRDSIQAPAPLIGEPLKLPIRVGVLRDVGIVNPHISVNHALDTAAAYLKDAGYIVEEVELPLFAVAAKLWWLIVLEDLQGIIPMINEFGDETTRLNLQYNCEVSLEMWGKCTLEKYKQGYARRGTLIKQLQQFLEDYPLLLLPVSAEQQFKQDEDIESLDSNRRLIHAQWPMAAVPLLGFPAMSIPTSVYDGLPTGVQLLGRRFREDTLFDAAEIIEARANMTTPIDPKFV